One Siniperca chuatsi isolate FFG_IHB_CAS linkage group LG5, ASM2008510v1, whole genome shotgun sequence DNA window includes the following coding sequences:
- the slc4a5a gene encoding electrogenic sodium bicarbonate cotransporter 4 isoform X3 yields MEHGDRGMGVSNLRYEEEEDHQSIYIGVPVPRGYRRKRRRRRSSREAADMDRDRRYSHHRRHEQDRYRDIDIEEGLMDSHEQSLQDINRTMSPAAERLRYILTEDDDMPTPTLFTEMDTLQREGDELEWKESARWVKFEEKVEEGGERWSKPHVSTLSLHSLFELRTCLQTGTVLLDLEGYSLPQIVDDIIERQIEEGMISPELREQISFVLLRKHRHQTKKPIHRSLADIGKSSSSTNRNVGPRGGPGTGPGPMANFNRSTEDLQMKQQPANYGRLRHAQSRSMNDIADAPSTDQLKNKFMKKIPRDAEASNVLVGEVDFLNKPFVAFVRLAQATTLGGLTEVPVPTRFLFILLGPQGKAKSYNEIGRAIATLMVDDLFSDVAYKARDREDLIAGIDEFLDEVIVLPPGEWDPKIRIEPPKKVPSADKRKSVFSLNELGQMNGTAGGGGGLAEDEEMPVQHELGEELAFTGRFCGGLYLDIKRKLPWLPSDFYEGFHIQSISAVLFIYLGCITNAITFGGLLGDATDNYQGVMESFLGTALAGSVFCLFSGQPLIILSSTGPILIFEKLLFEFSKNNDIDYMELRLWIGIHSCLQCFILVATDASYIIKYMTRFTEEGFSSLISFIFISDAIKKMVGSFKYYPINTDFKPDYVTAYKCECLAPDPIPMPDNSSSVSGLNVTALDWSQLSKKECLMYGGSLVGKSCKYVPDLALMSFILFFGTYSMTVSLKKFKFSRYFPTKLRKLISDFSIFMSIMTFVGLDMLMGLKTPKLIVPTEFKPTRPDRGWLVMPFGKNPWWIYLASFVPALLVTILIFMDQQISAVIVNRKENKLKKGCGYHLDLFWVGVLMAACSFMGLPWYVAATVISIAHIDSLKMESESSAPGEQPQFLGVREQRMTGILVFALTGVSIFLAPVLKFIPMPVLYGVFLYMGVASLSGIQFWDRIKLYMMPSKHQPDFSYLRHVPLRRVHLFTLVQIICLAVLWILKSTFLAIIFPVMILGLMVVRKMLDMVFSQHDLAWLDDLLPEKEKKKKEDDKKKGKEKEKKKPKPDVSEEEDKCHAYSNHSPSSESDLDRSITLHLKISCPSSPAMPIGRGMACPVPQVKIEMESDYDSDIDHHRPRDMSSETTL; encoded by the exons ATGGAGCATGGGGACCGAGGGATGGGCGTCTCTAACCTTCGctatgaggaggaggagg ACCATCAGTCCATCTACATTGGCGTCCCAGTGCCTCGAGGATATCGACGCAAACGCAGGCGAAGGCGCTCTAGTCGTGAGGCTGCTGACATGGACAGGGACAGACGCTACAGCCACCACAGACGGCATGAGCAAGACCGCTACAGAGACATAGACATAGAGGAAGGACTTATGGATTCACACGAGCAGAGTCTCCAAGACATCAACCGCACAA TGTCTCCAGCGGCAGAGAGGCTACGTTACATCCTGACTGAAGATGATGACATGCCCACACCAACGCTCTTCACTGAGATGGACACTCTACAGCGAGAAGGAGACGAGCTGGAGTGGAAAGAGTCTGCCAG GTGGGTGAAGTTCGaagagaaggtggaggagggaggagaaaggtgGAGTAAACCACACGTGTCCACGCTGTCCCTGCATAGTCTTTTTGAGCTCAGGACGTGTCTCCAGACAGGAACAGTGCTGCTGGACCTAGAAGGCTACTCACTGCCTCAGATCGTTG ATGACATCATtgagagacagatagaggaaGGCATGATCTCTCCTGAGCTAAGAGAGCAGATCAGTTTTGTCCTGCTGAGGAAACATCGACACCAGACCAAGAAGCCAATCCACCGCTCGCTAGCCGACATTGGCAAGTCGAGCTCTTCTACCA ATCGGAATGTAGGGCCCCGAGGTGGTCCGGGGACAGGTCCAGGGCCAATGGCCAACTTTAACCGATCCACAGAGGACCTCCAAATGAAACAGCAGCCTGCCAACTATGGTCGCCTGC GTCATGCCCAGAGTAGGAGCATGAATGATATTGCAGATGCTCCCAGCACAGACCAG ctaaaaaataaattcatgaaGAAGATCCCCAGAGATGCAGAGGCATCCAACGTCTTGGTGGGCGAAGTGGATTTCCTTAACAAACCCTTTGTAGCCTTTGTCCGTCTGGCCCAAGCTACAACACTAGGAGGTCTAACTGAGGTCCCTGTTCCCACCAG ATTCCTGTTTATTCTCTTGGGACCCCAAGGAAAGGCCAAGTCGTATAATGAGATCGGCCGAGCCATAGCTACTCTAATGGTGGATGAT CTCTTCAGTGATGTGGCCTACAAGGCCAGAGATCGGGAGGACCTCATAGCAGGCATAGATGAGTTTTTGGATGAGGTGATTGTGCTTCCACCTGGAGAATGGGATCCCAAAATCCGCATTGAGCCGCCCAAGAAAGTCCCCTCAGCTGACAAAAG gaagtcagtgttttccttaAACGAGCTGGGGCAGATGAACGgtacagctggaggaggaggaggcctggCTGAGGACGAGGAGATGCCAGTGCAACATGAGCTGGGGGAGGAGCTGGCATTCACTGGACG CTTCTGTGGTGGTCTGTACCTGGATATAAAGCGGAAATTGCCATGGCTGCCTAGTGATTTCTATGAGGGTTTCCACATTCAGTCCATCTCCGCAGTGCTCTTCATCTACTTGGGCTGCATCACCAACGCCATCACCTTCGGTGGCCTGCTGGGAGACGCTACTGACAACTACCAG GGTGTTATGGAGAGTTTCCTGGGTACAGCTCTAGCTGGctctgtcttctgtctcttcagcGGTCAGCCCCTCATCATCCTCAGCTCCACAGGTCCCATCCTCATCTTTGAAAAGCTCCTGTTTGAATTCAGCAA GAACAATGACATTGATTACATGGAGCTGCGTCTGTGGATCGGCATCCActcctgtctgcagtgtttCATCCTGGTAGCTACAGATGCCAGTTACATCATCAAGTACATGACGCGCTTCACTGAGGAGGGCTTCTCCAGCCTCAtctccttcatcttcatctctgATGCCATCAAGAAGATGGTGGGCTCCTTCAAATATTACCCCATCAACACCGACTTCAAGCCGGACTACGTCACCGCCTACAAGTGCGAATGCCTGGCCCCAGACCCGA TTCCAATGCCAGATAACAGCTCTAGTGTCTCTGGG TTGAATGTGACAGCTCTGGACTGGAGCCAGCTGAGCAAGAAGGAATGTCTGATGTATGGAGGCTCTCTGGTGGGAAAGTCCTGCAAGTACGTCCCTGATCTGGCCCTCATGTCTTTCATCCTCTTCTTCGGCACCTACTCCATGACCGTCTCCCTCAAGAAGTTCAAGTTCAGTCGTTACTTCCCCACCAAG TTGAGAAAACTCATCAGTGACTTCTCTATCTTCATGTCCATCATGACATTTGTTGGGCTTGATATGTTGATGGGACTCAAAACTCCCAAGCTGATCGTCCCCACAGAATTTAAG CCAACTCGGCCGGATCGTGGCTGGCTGGTGATGCCATTTGGTAAGAACCCTTGGTGGATTTATCTGGCCAGCTTTGTCCCTGCCCTCCTCGTCACTATCCTCATCTTCATGGACCAGCAGATCAGCGCTGTCATTGTTAACCGCAAGGAGAACAAACTTAAG AAAGGCTGTGGCTACCACTTGGATCTGTTCTGGGTGGGCGTCCTAATGGCCGCCTGCTCCTTCATGGGCCTTCCCTGGTACGTTGCTGCCACCGTCATCTCCATCGCCCACATCGACTCTCTGAAGATGGAGAGTGAGTCGAGCGCTCCCGGAGAGCAGCCTCAGTTCCTCGGGGTCAG AGAACAAAGAATGACAGGCATTTTGGTGTTTGCTCTCACTGGAGTCTCCATCTTCCTTGCTCCAGTACTTAAG TTCATCCCCATGCCTGTGCTGTATGGTGTCTTCCTCTATATGGGCGTAGCTTCCCTCAGTGGAATCCAG TTCTGGGACAGGATTAAGTTGTATATGATGCCATCCAAGCACCAGCCCGACTTTTCCTACCTCCGCCACGTTCCTCTGAGGAGGGTACACCTCTTCACACTGGTCCAGATCATATGTCTGGCTGTGCTCTGGATCCTCAAATCCACCTTCTTGGCCATCATCTTCCCCGTTATG ATCCTTGGTCTGATGGTTGTCCGAAAGATGCTGGACATGGTCTTCTCCCAGCACGACCTGGCCTGGCTGGACGACCTCCTGcctgagaaagagaagaagaagaaggaggacgATAAGAAGAAggggaaggagaaggagaagaagaagccCAAACCAGATGTCAGCGAGGAAGAG GACAAGTGCCACGCCTACTCTAACCACTCACCCAGCTCAGAGTCAGACTTGGATCGCAG CATCACCCTCCACCTGAAGATCTCCTGCCCGTCATCTCCTGCCATGCCTATTGGCCGAGGGATGGCCTGCCCCGTGCCCCAGGTCAAGATCGAGATGGAGTCAGACTACGACTCGGACATCGACCACCACCGCCCTCGAGACATGAGCAGTGAGACCACATTATAA
- the slc4a5a gene encoding electrogenic sodium bicarbonate cotransporter 4 isoform X2, whose translation MHIHLHCALHSTHTYKQPQHTLSNVTYLKCVFTYTVQKNGQKWSLYLCTRMEHGDRGMGVSNLRYEEEEDHQSIYIGVPVPRGYRRKRRRRRSSREAADMDRDRRYSHHRRHEQDRYRDIDIEEGLMDSHEQSLQDINRTMSPAAERLRYILTEDDDMPTPTLFTEMDTLQREGDELEWKESARWVKFEEKVEEGGERWSKPHVSTLSLHSLFELRTCLQTGTVLLDLEGYSLPQIVDDIIERQIEEGMISPELREQISFVLLRKHRHQTKKPIHRSLADIGKSSSSTNRNVGPRGGPGTGPGPMANFNRSTEDLQMKQQPANYGRLRHAQSRSMNDIADAPSTDQLKNKFMKKIPRDAEASNVLVGEVDFLNKPFVAFVRLAQATTLGGLTEVPVPTRFLFILLGPQGKAKSYNEIGRAIATLMVDDLFSDVAYKARDREDLIAGIDEFLDEVIVLPPGEWDPKIRIEPPKKVPSADKRKSVFSLNELGQMNGTAGGGGGLAEDEEMPVQHELGEELAFTGRFCGGLYLDIKRKLPWLPSDFYEGFHIQSISAVLFIYLGCITNAITFGGLLGDATDNYQGVMESFLGTALAGSVFCLFSGQPLIILSSTGPILIFEKLLFEFSKNNDIDYMELRLWIGIHSCLQCFILVATDASYIIKYMTRFTEEGFSSLISFIFISDAIKKMVGSFKYYPINTDFKPDYVTAYKCECLAPDPTLDWSQLSKKECLMYGGSLVGKSCKYVPDLALMSFILFFGTYSMTVSLKKFKFSRYFPTKLRKLISDFSIFMSIMTFVGLDMLMGLKTPKLIVPTEFKPTRPDRGWLVMPFGKNPWWIYLASFVPALLVTILIFMDQQISAVIVNRKENKLKKGCGYHLDLFWVGVLMAACSFMGLPWYVAATVISIAHIDSLKMESESSAPGEQPQFLGVREQRMTGILVFALTGVSIFLAPVLKFIPMPVLYGVFLYMGVASLSGIQFWDRIKLYMMPSKHQPDFSYLRHVPLRRVHLFTLVQIICLAVLWILKSTFLAIIFPVMILGLMVVRKMLDMVFSQHDLAWLDDLLPEKEKKKKEDDKKKGKEKEKKKPKPDVSEEEDKCHAYSNHSPSSESDLDRSITLHLKISCPSSPAMPIGRGMACPVPQVKIEMESDYDSDIDHHRPRDMSSETTL comes from the exons atgcacatacatttacactgtgcattacacagcacacacacatacaaacaaccacaacacacactgtCTAATGTTACATACCTGAAGTGTGTTTTCACTTACACCGTTcaaaaaaatggacaaaaatggTCTCTCTACCTCTGTACCAGGATGGAGCATGGGGACCGAGGGATGGGCGTCTCTAACCTTCGctatgaggaggaggagg ACCATCAGTCCATCTACATTGGCGTCCCAGTGCCTCGAGGATATCGACGCAAACGCAGGCGAAGGCGCTCTAGTCGTGAGGCTGCTGACATGGACAGGGACAGACGCTACAGCCACCACAGACGGCATGAGCAAGACCGCTACAGAGACATAGACATAGAGGAAGGACTTATGGATTCACACGAGCAGAGTCTCCAAGACATCAACCGCACAA TGTCTCCAGCGGCAGAGAGGCTACGTTACATCCTGACTGAAGATGATGACATGCCCACACCAACGCTCTTCACTGAGATGGACACTCTACAGCGAGAAGGAGACGAGCTGGAGTGGAAAGAGTCTGCCAG GTGGGTGAAGTTCGaagagaaggtggaggagggaggagaaaggtgGAGTAAACCACACGTGTCCACGCTGTCCCTGCATAGTCTTTTTGAGCTCAGGACGTGTCTCCAGACAGGAACAGTGCTGCTGGACCTAGAAGGCTACTCACTGCCTCAGATCGTTG ATGACATCATtgagagacagatagaggaaGGCATGATCTCTCCTGAGCTAAGAGAGCAGATCAGTTTTGTCCTGCTGAGGAAACATCGACACCAGACCAAGAAGCCAATCCACCGCTCGCTAGCCGACATTGGCAAGTCGAGCTCTTCTACCA ATCGGAATGTAGGGCCCCGAGGTGGTCCGGGGACAGGTCCAGGGCCAATGGCCAACTTTAACCGATCCACAGAGGACCTCCAAATGAAACAGCAGCCTGCCAACTATGGTCGCCTGC GTCATGCCCAGAGTAGGAGCATGAATGATATTGCAGATGCTCCCAGCACAGACCAG ctaaaaaataaattcatgaaGAAGATCCCCAGAGATGCAGAGGCATCCAACGTCTTGGTGGGCGAAGTGGATTTCCTTAACAAACCCTTTGTAGCCTTTGTCCGTCTGGCCCAAGCTACAACACTAGGAGGTCTAACTGAGGTCCCTGTTCCCACCAG ATTCCTGTTTATTCTCTTGGGACCCCAAGGAAAGGCCAAGTCGTATAATGAGATCGGCCGAGCCATAGCTACTCTAATGGTGGATGAT CTCTTCAGTGATGTGGCCTACAAGGCCAGAGATCGGGAGGACCTCATAGCAGGCATAGATGAGTTTTTGGATGAGGTGATTGTGCTTCCACCTGGAGAATGGGATCCCAAAATCCGCATTGAGCCGCCCAAGAAAGTCCCCTCAGCTGACAAAAG gaagtcagtgttttccttaAACGAGCTGGGGCAGATGAACGgtacagctggaggaggaggaggcctggCTGAGGACGAGGAGATGCCAGTGCAACATGAGCTGGGGGAGGAGCTGGCATTCACTGGACG CTTCTGTGGTGGTCTGTACCTGGATATAAAGCGGAAATTGCCATGGCTGCCTAGTGATTTCTATGAGGGTTTCCACATTCAGTCCATCTCCGCAGTGCTCTTCATCTACTTGGGCTGCATCACCAACGCCATCACCTTCGGTGGCCTGCTGGGAGACGCTACTGACAACTACCAG GGTGTTATGGAGAGTTTCCTGGGTACAGCTCTAGCTGGctctgtcttctgtctcttcagcGGTCAGCCCCTCATCATCCTCAGCTCCACAGGTCCCATCCTCATCTTTGAAAAGCTCCTGTTTGAATTCAGCAA GAACAATGACATTGATTACATGGAGCTGCGTCTGTGGATCGGCATCCActcctgtctgcagtgtttCATCCTGGTAGCTACAGATGCCAGTTACATCATCAAGTACATGACGCGCTTCACTGAGGAGGGCTTCTCCAGCCTCAtctccttcatcttcatctctgATGCCATCAAGAAGATGGTGGGCTCCTTCAAATATTACCCCATCAACACCGACTTCAAGCCGGACTACGTCACCGCCTACAAGTGCGAATGCCTGGCCCCAGACCCGA CTCTGGACTGGAGCCAGCTGAGCAAGAAGGAATGTCTGATGTATGGAGGCTCTCTGGTGGGAAAGTCCTGCAAGTACGTCCCTGATCTGGCCCTCATGTCTTTCATCCTCTTCTTCGGCACCTACTCCATGACCGTCTCCCTCAAGAAGTTCAAGTTCAGTCGTTACTTCCCCACCAAG TTGAGAAAACTCATCAGTGACTTCTCTATCTTCATGTCCATCATGACATTTGTTGGGCTTGATATGTTGATGGGACTCAAAACTCCCAAGCTGATCGTCCCCACAGAATTTAAG CCAACTCGGCCGGATCGTGGCTGGCTGGTGATGCCATTTGGTAAGAACCCTTGGTGGATTTATCTGGCCAGCTTTGTCCCTGCCCTCCTCGTCACTATCCTCATCTTCATGGACCAGCAGATCAGCGCTGTCATTGTTAACCGCAAGGAGAACAAACTTAAG AAAGGCTGTGGCTACCACTTGGATCTGTTCTGGGTGGGCGTCCTAATGGCCGCCTGCTCCTTCATGGGCCTTCCCTGGTACGTTGCTGCCACCGTCATCTCCATCGCCCACATCGACTCTCTGAAGATGGAGAGTGAGTCGAGCGCTCCCGGAGAGCAGCCTCAGTTCCTCGGGGTCAG AGAACAAAGAATGACAGGCATTTTGGTGTTTGCTCTCACTGGAGTCTCCATCTTCCTTGCTCCAGTACTTAAG TTCATCCCCATGCCTGTGCTGTATGGTGTCTTCCTCTATATGGGCGTAGCTTCCCTCAGTGGAATCCAG TTCTGGGACAGGATTAAGTTGTATATGATGCCATCCAAGCACCAGCCCGACTTTTCCTACCTCCGCCACGTTCCTCTGAGGAGGGTACACCTCTTCACACTGGTCCAGATCATATGTCTGGCTGTGCTCTGGATCCTCAAATCCACCTTCTTGGCCATCATCTTCCCCGTTATG ATCCTTGGTCTGATGGTTGTCCGAAAGATGCTGGACATGGTCTTCTCCCAGCACGACCTGGCCTGGCTGGACGACCTCCTGcctgagaaagagaagaagaagaaggaggacgATAAGAAGAAggggaaggagaaggagaagaagaagccCAAACCAGATGTCAGCGAGGAAGAG GACAAGTGCCACGCCTACTCTAACCACTCACCCAGCTCAGAGTCAGACTTGGATCGCAG CATCACCCTCCACCTGAAGATCTCCTGCCCGTCATCTCCTGCCATGCCTATTGGCCGAGGGATGGCCTGCCCCGTGCCCCAGGTCAAGATCGAGATGGAGTCAGACTACGACTCGGACATCGACCACCACCGCCCTCGAGACATGAGCAGTGAGACCACATTATAA
- the slc4a5a gene encoding electrogenic sodium bicarbonate cotransporter 4 isoform X1 has protein sequence MHIHLHCALHSTHTYKQPQHTLSNVTYLKCVFTYTVQKNGQKWSLYLCTRMEHGDRGMGVSNLRYEEEEDHQSIYIGVPVPRGYRRKRRRRRSSREAADMDRDRRYSHHRRHEQDRYRDIDIEEGLMDSHEQSLQDINRTMSPAAERLRYILTEDDDMPTPTLFTEMDTLQREGDELEWKESARWVKFEEKVEEGGERWSKPHVSTLSLHSLFELRTCLQTGTVLLDLEGYSLPQIVDDIIERQIEEGMISPELREQISFVLLRKHRHQTKKPIHRSLADIGKSSSSTNRNVGPRGGPGTGPGPMANFNRSTEDLQMKQQPANYGRLRHAQSRSMNDIADAPSTDQLKNKFMKKIPRDAEASNVLVGEVDFLNKPFVAFVRLAQATTLGGLTEVPVPTRFLFILLGPQGKAKSYNEIGRAIATLMVDDLFSDVAYKARDREDLIAGIDEFLDEVIVLPPGEWDPKIRIEPPKKVPSADKRKSVFSLNELGQMNGTAGGGGGLAEDEEMPVQHELGEELAFTGRFCGGLYLDIKRKLPWLPSDFYEGFHIQSISAVLFIYLGCITNAITFGGLLGDATDNYQGVMESFLGTALAGSVFCLFSGQPLIILSSTGPILIFEKLLFEFSKNNDIDYMELRLWIGIHSCLQCFILVATDASYIIKYMTRFTEEGFSSLISFIFISDAIKKMVGSFKYYPINTDFKPDYVTAYKCECLAPDPIPMPDNSSSVSGLNVTALDWSQLSKKECLMYGGSLVGKSCKYVPDLALMSFILFFGTYSMTVSLKKFKFSRYFPTKLRKLISDFSIFMSIMTFVGLDMLMGLKTPKLIVPTEFKPTRPDRGWLVMPFGKNPWWIYLASFVPALLVTILIFMDQQISAVIVNRKENKLKKGCGYHLDLFWVGVLMAACSFMGLPWYVAATVISIAHIDSLKMESESSAPGEQPQFLGVREQRMTGILVFALTGVSIFLAPVLKFIPMPVLYGVFLYMGVASLSGIQFWDRIKLYMMPSKHQPDFSYLRHVPLRRVHLFTLVQIICLAVLWILKSTFLAIIFPVMILGLMVVRKMLDMVFSQHDLAWLDDLLPEKEKKKKEDDKKKGKEKEKKKPKPDVSEEEDKCHAYSNHSPSSESDLDRSITLHLKISCPSSPAMPIGRGMACPVPQVKIEMESDYDSDIDHHRPRDMSSETTL, from the exons atgcacatacatttacactgtgcattacacagcacacacacatacaaacaaccacaacacacactgtCTAATGTTACATACCTGAAGTGTGTTTTCACTTACACCGTTcaaaaaaatggacaaaaatggTCTCTCTACCTCTGTACCAGGATGGAGCATGGGGACCGAGGGATGGGCGTCTCTAACCTTCGctatgaggaggaggagg ACCATCAGTCCATCTACATTGGCGTCCCAGTGCCTCGAGGATATCGACGCAAACGCAGGCGAAGGCGCTCTAGTCGTGAGGCTGCTGACATGGACAGGGACAGACGCTACAGCCACCACAGACGGCATGAGCAAGACCGCTACAGAGACATAGACATAGAGGAAGGACTTATGGATTCACACGAGCAGAGTCTCCAAGACATCAACCGCACAA TGTCTCCAGCGGCAGAGAGGCTACGTTACATCCTGACTGAAGATGATGACATGCCCACACCAACGCTCTTCACTGAGATGGACACTCTACAGCGAGAAGGAGACGAGCTGGAGTGGAAAGAGTCTGCCAG GTGGGTGAAGTTCGaagagaaggtggaggagggaggagaaaggtgGAGTAAACCACACGTGTCCACGCTGTCCCTGCATAGTCTTTTTGAGCTCAGGACGTGTCTCCAGACAGGAACAGTGCTGCTGGACCTAGAAGGCTACTCACTGCCTCAGATCGTTG ATGACATCATtgagagacagatagaggaaGGCATGATCTCTCCTGAGCTAAGAGAGCAGATCAGTTTTGTCCTGCTGAGGAAACATCGACACCAGACCAAGAAGCCAATCCACCGCTCGCTAGCCGACATTGGCAAGTCGAGCTCTTCTACCA ATCGGAATGTAGGGCCCCGAGGTGGTCCGGGGACAGGTCCAGGGCCAATGGCCAACTTTAACCGATCCACAGAGGACCTCCAAATGAAACAGCAGCCTGCCAACTATGGTCGCCTGC GTCATGCCCAGAGTAGGAGCATGAATGATATTGCAGATGCTCCCAGCACAGACCAG ctaaaaaataaattcatgaaGAAGATCCCCAGAGATGCAGAGGCATCCAACGTCTTGGTGGGCGAAGTGGATTTCCTTAACAAACCCTTTGTAGCCTTTGTCCGTCTGGCCCAAGCTACAACACTAGGAGGTCTAACTGAGGTCCCTGTTCCCACCAG ATTCCTGTTTATTCTCTTGGGACCCCAAGGAAAGGCCAAGTCGTATAATGAGATCGGCCGAGCCATAGCTACTCTAATGGTGGATGAT CTCTTCAGTGATGTGGCCTACAAGGCCAGAGATCGGGAGGACCTCATAGCAGGCATAGATGAGTTTTTGGATGAGGTGATTGTGCTTCCACCTGGAGAATGGGATCCCAAAATCCGCATTGAGCCGCCCAAGAAAGTCCCCTCAGCTGACAAAAG gaagtcagtgttttccttaAACGAGCTGGGGCAGATGAACGgtacagctggaggaggaggaggcctggCTGAGGACGAGGAGATGCCAGTGCAACATGAGCTGGGGGAGGAGCTGGCATTCACTGGACG CTTCTGTGGTGGTCTGTACCTGGATATAAAGCGGAAATTGCCATGGCTGCCTAGTGATTTCTATGAGGGTTTCCACATTCAGTCCATCTCCGCAGTGCTCTTCATCTACTTGGGCTGCATCACCAACGCCATCACCTTCGGTGGCCTGCTGGGAGACGCTACTGACAACTACCAG GGTGTTATGGAGAGTTTCCTGGGTACAGCTCTAGCTGGctctgtcttctgtctcttcagcGGTCAGCCCCTCATCATCCTCAGCTCCACAGGTCCCATCCTCATCTTTGAAAAGCTCCTGTTTGAATTCAGCAA GAACAATGACATTGATTACATGGAGCTGCGTCTGTGGATCGGCATCCActcctgtctgcagtgtttCATCCTGGTAGCTACAGATGCCAGTTACATCATCAAGTACATGACGCGCTTCACTGAGGAGGGCTTCTCCAGCCTCAtctccttcatcttcatctctgATGCCATCAAGAAGATGGTGGGCTCCTTCAAATATTACCCCATCAACACCGACTTCAAGCCGGACTACGTCACCGCCTACAAGTGCGAATGCCTGGCCCCAGACCCGA TTCCAATGCCAGATAACAGCTCTAGTGTCTCTGGG TTGAATGTGACAGCTCTGGACTGGAGCCAGCTGAGCAAGAAGGAATGTCTGATGTATGGAGGCTCTCTGGTGGGAAAGTCCTGCAAGTACGTCCCTGATCTGGCCCTCATGTCTTTCATCCTCTTCTTCGGCACCTACTCCATGACCGTCTCCCTCAAGAAGTTCAAGTTCAGTCGTTACTTCCCCACCAAG TTGAGAAAACTCATCAGTGACTTCTCTATCTTCATGTCCATCATGACATTTGTTGGGCTTGATATGTTGATGGGACTCAAAACTCCCAAGCTGATCGTCCCCACAGAATTTAAG CCAACTCGGCCGGATCGTGGCTGGCTGGTGATGCCATTTGGTAAGAACCCTTGGTGGATTTATCTGGCCAGCTTTGTCCCTGCCCTCCTCGTCACTATCCTCATCTTCATGGACCAGCAGATCAGCGCTGTCATTGTTAACCGCAAGGAGAACAAACTTAAG AAAGGCTGTGGCTACCACTTGGATCTGTTCTGGGTGGGCGTCCTAATGGCCGCCTGCTCCTTCATGGGCCTTCCCTGGTACGTTGCTGCCACCGTCATCTCCATCGCCCACATCGACTCTCTGAAGATGGAGAGTGAGTCGAGCGCTCCCGGAGAGCAGCCTCAGTTCCTCGGGGTCAG AGAACAAAGAATGACAGGCATTTTGGTGTTTGCTCTCACTGGAGTCTCCATCTTCCTTGCTCCAGTACTTAAG TTCATCCCCATGCCTGTGCTGTATGGTGTCTTCCTCTATATGGGCGTAGCTTCCCTCAGTGGAATCCAG TTCTGGGACAGGATTAAGTTGTATATGATGCCATCCAAGCACCAGCCCGACTTTTCCTACCTCCGCCACGTTCCTCTGAGGAGGGTACACCTCTTCACACTGGTCCAGATCATATGTCTGGCTGTGCTCTGGATCCTCAAATCCACCTTCTTGGCCATCATCTTCCCCGTTATG ATCCTTGGTCTGATGGTTGTCCGAAAGATGCTGGACATGGTCTTCTCCCAGCACGACCTGGCCTGGCTGGACGACCTCCTGcctgagaaagagaagaagaagaaggaggacgATAAGAAGAAggggaaggagaaggagaagaagaagccCAAACCAGATGTCAGCGAGGAAGAG GACAAGTGCCACGCCTACTCTAACCACTCACCCAGCTCAGAGTCAGACTTGGATCGCAG CATCACCCTCCACCTGAAGATCTCCTGCCCGTCATCTCCTGCCATGCCTATTGGCCGAGGGATGGCCTGCCCCGTGCCCCAGGTCAAGATCGAGATGGAGTCAGACTACGACTCGGACATCGACCACCACCGCCCTCGAGACATGAGCAGTGAGACCACATTATAA